One stretch of Roseimicrobium sp. ORNL1 DNA includes these proteins:
- the dnaN gene encoding DNA polymerase III subunit beta: MKFSISKEAYLSALQQVQHVVSTRTTLPILSNVLIKAGKGELLFATTDLDVGISGTVKADVEEGGATTLPARRLATIVRELPADEVDVSVDEKNVAHIRSGPSSFKLMGLAHDEFPPLPTFNDAREFKLEQRVLKECLRKTSYAISTDETRYVLNGILCSFRDNMLTMVATDGRRLAMVEQELEFPQSHEGDIIIPTKAVNEIQRLLGDEGEVTLKVASGQVGFDLGNYFLASKLIEGNYPNYRQVIPGESKERITLEREPLLRTLARVSLLLSDKSNSVKLHFSKDNLEVVANSPDVGEARESVAINYKGVEMTVAFNPEFLMAPLRNLLSDEVHLHLIDEISPGVIKSGSSFLYVLMPMRVNS, from the coding sequence ATGAAATTCTCGATCAGCAAGGAAGCCTATCTCAGCGCCCTTCAGCAGGTGCAACACGTCGTCAGCACACGCACCACGCTGCCGATTTTGTCCAACGTCCTCATCAAGGCGGGCAAGGGCGAACTCCTTTTTGCAACGACGGACTTGGACGTCGGTATCAGCGGCACCGTGAAGGCCGATGTGGAAGAAGGCGGAGCTACCACCCTGCCGGCCCGTCGCCTCGCCACCATTGTGCGCGAACTCCCCGCGGATGAAGTCGATGTGTCTGTGGATGAAAAAAATGTGGCGCACATCCGCAGCGGCCCGAGCTCCTTCAAGCTCATGGGTCTCGCGCACGATGAGTTCCCCCCGCTCCCGACCTTCAACGACGCCCGCGAGTTCAAGCTTGAGCAGCGCGTGCTGAAGGAGTGCCTCCGCAAGACCTCCTACGCCATCTCCACGGACGAGACCCGTTACGTGCTGAATGGCATCCTGTGCTCCTTCCGCGACAACATGCTGACCATGGTGGCCACGGACGGACGCCGTCTCGCCATGGTGGAGCAGGAGCTGGAGTTTCCCCAGAGCCACGAGGGTGACATCATCATCCCCACGAAGGCGGTGAATGAAATCCAGCGCCTCCTCGGAGACGAGGGTGAGGTCACCTTGAAGGTGGCTTCCGGTCAGGTTGGCTTTGATCTTGGCAACTATTTCCTCGCCAGCAAGTTAATCGAAGGGAACTACCCCAACTACCGGCAGGTGATCCCAGGAGAAAGCAAAGAACGCATCACACTCGAGCGCGAGCCCCTGCTCCGCACGCTCGCCCGTGTGTCGCTTCTCCTCAGTGACAAGTCGAACTCGGTGAAGCTCCACTTCTCCAAGGACAATCTCGAAGTGGTGGCGAACTCGCCGGACGTGGGTGAGGCCCGTGAAAGCGTGGCCATCAACTACAAGGGGGTGGAAATGACCGTCGCCTTCAATCCGGAATTCCTCATGGCTCCGCTGCGCAACCTGCTGAGCGATGAAGTGCACCTTCATCTCATTGACGAAAT
- the dnaA gene encoding chromosomal replication initiator protein DnaA: protein MSTSRRDLDPEEEGELLPLKFPGVPEPGPEVKAWKRAAVDLGGKIGSLSFDRWFSKVTIERLDPAPVVLRVPNLMHQYWIEEHFMEPLTSCIADVAGGACDIEFMVDPEVPVESRPQLREAARSMDRRRETAVTIEATGDEVPFRDEARFARSLSDAGLNHRFSFDSFVVGPNCSYSFAAARAVAEKPGKTYNPLFLHGNVGLGKTHLMQAIGQEILRNKPRKVVRYVTSEAFTNEYIEAVRMHRVNAFRQKYRKVDVLMIDDIQFFAGKGGTQEEVFHTFNDLFNSFKQIILTSDRAPSDIKNLEERLVSRFEWGMTTMIESPDVETRTAILRQKTRDWAVPVEDWVLTFLAENVRTNVRRLEGSLMRVAGHISMSGTGDRSKPAEPLTKETLSTLLADILEEPATGVITIDIIQKVVAEHFDIRLADMNSKRRPANIALPRQIAMHLARELTKSPFKEIGDAFGGKDHGTIIHACKTIAQKMTKSEEFRQVVTALTEQIRKAV from the coding sequence ATGAGCACGTCCCGTCGTGACCTTGATCCCGAAGAGGAAGGTGAACTTCTTCCTCTCAAATTCCCCGGTGTACCGGAGCCTGGACCTGAAGTGAAGGCCTGGAAGCGCGCTGCTGTGGATCTCGGTGGAAAAATTGGATCGCTGAGTTTTGACCGTTGGTTCTCCAAGGTCACCATCGAACGTCTTGACCCTGCACCGGTGGTGCTGCGGGTGCCGAACCTCATGCACCAGTACTGGATTGAGGAGCATTTCATGGAGCCGCTCACTTCCTGCATTGCAGATGTGGCGGGTGGTGCTTGTGACATCGAGTTCATGGTGGACCCTGAGGTTCCCGTGGAGTCCCGTCCGCAGCTTCGTGAAGCTGCGCGCAGCATGGACCGTCGCCGTGAGACAGCGGTCACGATCGAGGCCACCGGAGATGAGGTTCCCTTCCGCGATGAAGCGCGCTTTGCCCGCAGCCTTTCGGATGCCGGACTGAACCACCGCTTCTCGTTCGACTCCTTCGTGGTGGGTCCGAACTGCTCGTACTCGTTTGCCGCGGCCCGCGCCGTTGCGGAAAAGCCTGGAAAAACTTATAACCCGCTTTTCCTTCATGGAAATGTGGGTCTGGGCAAGACGCACCTGATGCAGGCCATCGGCCAGGAGATTCTGCGCAACAAGCCGCGCAAGGTCGTGCGCTATGTCACCAGCGAGGCCTTCACCAATGAGTACATCGAGGCGGTGCGCATGCATCGCGTGAATGCCTTCCGCCAGAAGTACCGCAAGGTGGATGTCCTCATGATCGATGACATCCAGTTCTTCGCGGGCAAGGGTGGCACGCAGGAAGAGGTGTTCCACACCTTCAATGACCTGTTCAATTCCTTCAAACAGATCATCCTCACGAGCGACCGCGCACCGAGCGACATCAAGAATCTGGAAGAGCGTCTCGTCTCCCGCTTCGAGTGGGGGATGACGACCATGATCGAGTCGCCCGATGTGGAGACTCGCACGGCGATTCTGCGCCAGAAGACACGTGACTGGGCGGTGCCGGTGGAGGACTGGGTGCTCACGTTCCTGGCGGAGAATGTCCGTACCAACGTGCGCCGTCTCGAGGGGTCCCTCATGCGCGTGGCGGGCCACATTTCCATGTCCGGCACGGGTGACCGCAGCAAGCCGGCCGAGCCCCTGACCAAGGAAACGCTCAGCACGCTGCTGGCGGACATCCTGGAGGAGCCCGCGACCGGGGTGATCACCATCGACATCATCCAGAAGGTGGTGGCCGAGCATTTCGACATCCGTCTCGCAGACATGAACAGCAAGCGCCGTCCAGCGAACATTGCCCTGCCGCGGCAGATTGCCATGCACCTGGCCCGCGAGCTTACCAAGTCTCCGTTCAAGGAGATTGGCGATGCCTTCGGCGGGAAGGACCACGGCACCATCATCCACGCCTGCAAGACCATCGCCCAGAAGATGACGAAGAGTGAGGAGTTCCGCCAGGTGGTGACGGCCCTCACGGAGCAAATCCGGAAGGCGGTGTAG
- a CDS encoding SRPBCC family protein, which produces MPTFRSECILNASAEALFEFHNNPANLMKVMPPTSRLVELRADESAVEGGVIELRMRELGIVPMRWKCRWKRVEPPHLLVDEMVEGPFQSFVHHHRFESMDKMRTRMVDEIYYTMRGGWLGHLFSITFFRIYLTMMFAWRKRRMRQLFNEG; this is translated from the coding sequence ATGCCCACCTTCCGCTCGGAGTGCATCCTCAACGCCTCAGCGGAGGCGTTGTTTGAGTTTCATAACAATCCGGCAAACCTAATGAAGGTCATGCCACCGACGTCAAGATTGGTGGAACTTCGCGCGGATGAGAGCGCGGTGGAAGGCGGCGTCATCGAGCTGCGCATGCGGGAGCTCGGCATCGTGCCCATGCGGTGGAAGTGCCGCTGGAAGCGCGTGGAACCTCCCCATTTGTTGGTGGATGAGATGGTGGAAGGTCCATTCCAATCTTTCGTGCATCACCACCGGTTTGAATCGATGGATAAAATGCGCACGAGGATGGTGGATGAAATCTATTACACCATGAGGGGTGGCTGGCTCGGGCATCTATTTTCCATCACGTTCTTTCGCATCTATCTCACAATGATGTTCGCCTGGCGGAAGCGCCGGATGCGGCAGCTCTTCAATGAGGGTTGA
- a CDS encoding iron-sulfur cluster assembly accessory protein, with the protein MIAVSENAVKHLRELLESKNAAAGTGLRLMVKRGGCAGLEYAMKLDTPAEADQVYGEGGVQVIVDPESLSFLDGSEIDYSDSLSDGGFKVLNPQAERTCGCGSSFEPRKADAK; encoded by the coding sequence ATGATTGCCGTCTCTGAGAATGCCGTCAAACACCTGCGCGAGCTTTTGGAAAGCAAGAACGCCGCTGCGGGCACGGGACTGCGTCTCATGGTGAAGCGCGGTGGTTGTGCAGGGCTGGAGTATGCCATGAAGCTCGATACTCCCGCCGAGGCCGACCAGGTCTACGGCGAGGGTGGCGTGCAGGTCATCGTGGACCCCGAGAGTCTCTCCTTCCTGGATGGCTCGGAGATCGACTATTCAGACAGTTTGAGTGATGGCGGCTTCAAGGTTCTCAATCCCCAAGCCGAGAGAACCTGTGGCTGTGGCTCCTCTTTCGAACCCCGAAAGGCGGACGCCAAATGA